In Geotalea uraniireducens, one genomic interval encodes:
- a CDS encoding ATP-binding protein codes for MKNTLENRIIFFAFIILFLTIAANSGMDIAGFRRDYIQALILRSQSLGTSLRGNIEKVVGLGLDIRDIEGLTERCRELVESSPEIAYCVITDSEGNILFLNDPSFRSLRFDIIKKAYTTRLDQSIHLIGENGSFYDTVTPVRSSDGKQVALVHIGFSESVVSEKVNRIIIRSFFVLIVFFLISFSLVVIFIKKFIVQPIFALLDGVKKISEGNLDYRIKELPVYEFNELSRNVNVMSEALRNREEEIRRNYQELENIHNDLHASYLKLENLSLELEKSEELYKSLLEDASDAIVVIDENEIVKMINKMAETFFGLDSDEIVGISLGRMLQEVNAKNAPIVYNFFQEAGKGKRTAEEIRFSRGEEEQVVGLIHANIVTIGTEKLIQAIIRDVTREREILFNLEKSATDLARLNKMKDSFLGIASHELKTPLTVIMGYSELILSDMQEKIDSNFLDMVQNIANAAARLDNIVKDMVDISMIDEKRLQLKLDEISVNRLIEESISELRFFISMRKQQLILEFDESIPSIKGDNLRLMQLLSNVIGNAIKFTPDGGRIIISTRAKYLLRSKQTSTPDISLPVVNIGKEQHLYVEVTIADTGIGIDIDDQLRIFDKFYEVGNIEEHSSGKVAFKSRGAGLGLSIAKGIVEMHGGEIWVESPGYNPDQFPGSTFHIVLPLNPITGDGTIDYLNLLK; via the coding sequence ATGAAAAATACTCTGGAAAACAGAATAATCTTCTTCGCCTTCATCATCCTCTTTCTGACGATCGCTGCCAACTCGGGGATGGATATCGCAGGTTTCAGAAGGGATTACATTCAGGCTCTCATACTGAGGTCGCAAAGCCTCGGCACTTCACTCCGCGGCAACATTGAAAAAGTTGTCGGCCTCGGCCTTGACATCCGCGATATCGAAGGGCTCACCGAACGGTGCCGGGAACTGGTTGAGTCGAGTCCGGAAATCGCCTATTGCGTTATCACTGACAGTGAAGGGAACATCCTCTTCCTCAACGACCCAAGTTTTCGAAGCCTGCGATTCGACATCATCAAAAAGGCTTATACGACCCGCCTCGACCAGAGTATCCACCTGATCGGCGAAAATGGCTCCTTCTATGACACCGTGACGCCTGTTCGCTCCTCCGACGGCAAACAAGTCGCCCTCGTTCATATCGGTTTTTCCGAAAGCGTAGTCTCGGAAAAGGTCAACCGGATTATTATCCGCTCGTTCTTCGTCTTGATCGTCTTCTTCCTGATCTCATTTTCACTGGTAGTGATCTTTATCAAAAAATTTATCGTCCAGCCGATCTTCGCACTGCTGGACGGCGTCAAGAAAATTTCGGAAGGCAATCTGGACTACCGGATCAAAGAACTCCCCGTTTATGAATTCAACGAATTGTCCAGAAACGTCAATGTCATGTCCGAGGCCCTGCGTAACCGTGAAGAGGAGATCCGGAGAAATTATCAGGAGCTGGAAAATATCCACAACGACCTGCACGCCTCCTATCTCAAGCTGGAGAACCTGAGTCTTGAGCTGGAAAAGTCGGAGGAGCTTTATAAATCGCTACTTGAAGACGCCAGCGATGCCATCGTTGTCATCGACGAAAATGAAATCGTCAAGATGATCAACAAGATGGCTGAAACGTTTTTCGGCCTCGACTCCGACGAAATTGTCGGAATATCGCTGGGGCGCATGCTGCAGGAAGTGAATGCCAAGAATGCCCCGATTGTCTACAACTTCTTCCAGGAAGCGGGAAAGGGAAAGCGAACCGCGGAAGAAATCAGGTTCAGCAGGGGAGAAGAGGAGCAGGTCGTCGGCCTGATCCATGCTAACATCGTTACCATCGGCACTGAAAAATTGATTCAGGCCATCATCCGCGACGTTACCCGCGAACGCGAAATCCTGTTCAATCTTGAGAAGAGTGCGACCGACCTGGCCCGGCTCAACAAAATGAAGGACTCGTTTCTTGGTATCGCTTCCCACGAATTGAAGACCCCCTTGACCGTAATCATGGGATATTCCGAACTGATCCTTTCCGACATGCAGGAGAAGATCGACAGCAACTTCCTCGACATGGTCCAGAATATCGCCAACGCCGCAGCCCGGCTCGACAACATCGTCAAAGACATGGTGGACATCTCGATGATCGACGAGAAGCGGCTCCAGCTCAAACTTGACGAAATCAGTGTCAACCGGCTGATCGAGGAGTCAATCAGCGAGCTCCGTTTCTTTATTTCCATGCGGAAACAACAGCTGATTCTGGAGTTCGACGAATCGATCCCGAGCATCAAAGGTGACAATCTCCGCCTGATGCAGCTGTTATCAAACGTGATCGGCAACGCGATTAAATTCACCCCGGATGGTGGCCGGATCATCATTTCGACCCGGGCCAAATACCTCCTCCGCTCGAAACAGACCTCCACGCCGGACATCTCGCTGCCGGTAGTCAATATCGGCAAGGAACAGCATCTCTATGTCGAAGTCACCATTGCCGACACCGGGATCGGTATCGACATCGACGATCAGCTCCGGATCTTCGACAAATTCTATGAGGTCGGCAACATCGAGGAACACAGCAGCGGCAAGGTTGCATTCAAATCCCGGGGGGCCGGGCTCGGCCTGTCGATAGCCAAAGGGATCGTGGAAATGCACGGCGGTGAAATCTGGGTGGAATCGCCCGGCTATAATCCCGACCAGTTCCCCGGCTCCACCTTCCACATTGTCCTGCCTCTCAATCCCATAACCGGCGATGGGACCATCGATTACCTGAATTTGCTCAAGTAG
- a CDS encoding MBL fold metallo-hydrolase, protein MRVCQLASGSKGNSLFVETGESTVLIDAGLSAREIERRLAFLGKRPQDLDALFVSHEHTDHIRGVRVLSCRHRIPVFVSYPTCREAGTALQGVPVTEFESGYSFAFRDLLVDPFPITHDACDPVGFTIESREGKVGIATDLGTATRLVADKLKSCRILVLESNHDEEMLLNGPYPWHLKQRIKSRHGHLSNTDAAALLAELLHSGLEGLFLAHLSEVNNDPRLAKAVAEDLLNGQNVCSPSLVIGDQYRASEVIELVP, encoded by the coding sequence GTGAGGGTCTGCCAGCTCGCCAGCGGCAGCAAAGGTAATTCTTTGTTCGTTGAAACCGGCGAAAGCACGGTCCTCATCGACGCCGGGCTCTCCGCACGGGAAATTGAGCGACGGCTGGCTTTTCTCGGGAAAAGGCCACAGGACCTCGACGCACTGTTTGTCAGCCATGAACATACTGATCATATCCGTGGGGTGAGGGTTCTCAGCTGCCGGCACCGGATTCCGGTATTCGTCAGCTATCCAACGTGCCGTGAAGCTGGAACGGCCCTGCAGGGGGTACCGGTAACCGAATTCGAGTCGGGTTATTCGTTTGCCTTCAGGGATCTGCTCGTCGACCCGTTTCCTATCACCCACGATGCATGCGATCCCGTCGGATTCACGATCGAGAGCAGGGAAGGGAAGGTGGGGATAGCCACCGACCTCGGTACGGCGACGCGTCTGGTTGCCGATAAACTCAAGAGCTGCCGGATTCTGGTACTGGAATCGAATCACGACGAAGAAATGCTCCTGAATGGCCCCTATCCGTGGCACCTCAAGCAACGCATCAAATCCCGCCATGGGCATCTGTCCAACACGGACGCGGCAGCACTGCTGGCAGAACTGCTTCATTCAGGACTGGAAGGGCTGTTTCTGGCCCACCTTTCCGAAGTTAACAATGATCCGAGGCTTGCCAAGGCAGTTGCAGAAGACCTCCTGAACGGGCAGAATGTCTGTTCACCCTCCCTGGTCATCGGCGACCAGTACAGGGCAAGCGAAGTGATCGAATTGGTTCCGTAA
- the gap gene encoding type I glyceraldehyde-3-phosphate dehydrogenase: MALRVAINGFGRIGRSVLRAAVKEKGIEFVAINDLTDAKTLAHLLKYDSIHGAFPGKVEAGNGEIIVNGKAIKILAERNPEQLPWKKEKIDIVLESTGLFTAREKAELHLKAGAKKVIISAPATNEDITIVMGVNHGEYDPKKHNIISNASCTTNCLAPVAKVLHEAFGIEKGLVTTVHSYTNDQQILDLPHKDLRRARAAALSMIPTTTGAAKAVSLVLPALKGKLDGMAIRVPTPNVSVVDLVATVAKKTDAEKVNAALKKAAKGALKGVLGFSEEPLVSIDFNGNPLSSIVDALSTKVIDGNMVKVLSWYDNETGFSHRVVDLIKLVGK; encoded by the coding sequence ATGGCTCTAAGGGTTGCAATCAATGGTTTCGGCAGGATCGGCCGTTCCGTGCTGCGTGCTGCGGTGAAGGAAAAGGGGATTGAGTTTGTTGCCATTAACGATCTCACCGACGCGAAGACCTTGGCGCACTTGCTGAAGTACGATTCGATACACGGTGCTTTTCCTGGCAAGGTTGAGGCCGGCAATGGCGAGATCATCGTTAATGGCAAGGCAATCAAGATCCTTGCCGAGAGAAACCCTGAGCAACTCCCCTGGAAGAAAGAGAAGATCGACATCGTGCTCGAGTCGACCGGTTTGTTTACCGCCCGGGAAAAGGCTGAGCTTCACCTCAAGGCCGGGGCGAAAAAGGTAATTATTTCCGCGCCAGCTACCAACGAGGATATTACTATTGTCATGGGGGTCAACCATGGCGAATATGATCCCAAGAAGCACAATATCATTTCGAACGCCTCCTGCACCACCAACTGTCTGGCCCCGGTAGCCAAGGTGCTGCATGAAGCCTTTGGGATTGAAAAGGGCCTTGTCACGACCGTTCATTCCTATACCAACGACCAGCAGATTCTCGATCTTCCCCATAAGGACCTCCGCCGGGCCAGGGCTGCCGCCCTGTCGATGATTCCCACCACCACTGGGGCTGCCAAGGCCGTTTCGCTGGTTCTGCCGGCTCTGAAGGGGAAACTCGACGGTATGGCGATTCGCGTGCCGACCCCGAATGTCTCGGTTGTCGATCTCGTCGCTACCGTGGCCAAAAAAACCGATGCCGAGAAGGTGAATGCTGCGCTCAAGAAAGCCGCCAAGGGCGCTCTTAAAGGTGTTCTCGGCTTCTCCGAAGAGCCGCTGGTTTCGATCGACTTCAACGGCAATCCCCTCTCTTCGATCGTTGATGCACTGAGCACCAAGGTGATCGACGGCAATATGGTCAAAGTGCTGTCTTGGTATGATAACGAAACCGGCTTCTCGCACCGCGTTGTCGATCTGATCAAGCTGGTCGGCAAATAA